In the genome of Harmonia axyridis chromosome 4, icHarAxyr1.1, whole genome shotgun sequence, the window gcatttaaccttaaaatctcaaataaataatttatgaaagttctaacacagactatagtaatctgtggttttaagtttaaatttcaaatttcgagtgatgccaaatataaacacagcagttcagttcgaataatctatgttctaacctaaaattttcatttacagtttacactgttattgttataagatatttgttatgaaatgaagcatttgatttgttccaactatctcatgaaaatattgaaatgcatcaatatttttgaagccatcagtatgaaaatatggaaatatgtaaaatattctggttctgtaatcaatggaaaagtTAGACTCCActttaatcaaatttgttctaaatgtgtacctacattattgccaactttactacttaattcatcttgattttggcattgaaaataaatgagaagtattcaattcaaatatccacaatagaatatccagtttctttcaactcacctaaaaaccttaaaacaattatggccctcttggaagtatgtcaatcatatgctcttaggatgaatttatggaatagcaaaagaataaaagtattcaatctcaatcacatgaaaatttgtctagtatgtacctagtccaagtggtatgtttcgatgtgagtttgaatgagccgaagaagaatacagtattgttcgatagcagcagtctttagtgagatattgattgttgtcattataatgggactattttgtgaaaacttttttaaacatgggctttatgaataatctggacttttcaaaaagaatgttgattttagtgaagtatcttcttattatcagagctgtgccaaagctcagtaatttttaatcaaatctaGGAGtagaggtgagcttattcacttttacaacttcattttcaaactgagttggctagtacttcaattctaaaatctgagacatgacatagtaaatattcatttctgtgtttttttttccacaacagaacagagttgcattcagccaaagtacccaattttttgaatttcacagataatttttttttttttaagatcaagttattcgaaaacgcgctttgtacgagaaaacatgaagaatacttttatttttcaaattagccaaatattcttcaatgaaggttcaaattactcttaagagttggtttcttcgaatttctggtatttctatgggatgtaatgttcataataaagaaacagaagaatgtgtatggaatcttgtgttcggataagatgtatcacatcaaaaaaaagctatatttcaaaaatcatttccttcgatacaaccatttacgagatatagccgaaaatcacatttttttaacgattttcaacagcctgtatctttttaaccgggccgaattggaaaaaatggtaaggaaaaaaagtgtttcttttgacctcaggaatcttgggttgaaatatatgtacaagtcaaagactcaccctgtatgtataggcacaatatttcccatttaaaatagccgtaaactttgtttttgtgttttatgaaatctattgcaaagaataatttattgatatgtttgattgaaatattatttaagaagcagttaaacttgttaataaaaataaataagttaataatattacttaaatagtttttttacagaatgtgtgattttgtgaaatgggataattaaAGCTCTCAAGTACAAAATCAACTTTAATTGTATAACAAAACTCAACAAACAGGAAGTCAGTTAATAACGTTCAAACataaaatgtgaatattttttacataCATTCAGTCAAAAATCATTAGAGGAAACCAATAatttacattaaaaaatataaatgaaaatcttgTTTACttattaaaaaagtgaaaaataaataatttcttatacaaaGGCTACATAAACATAACTAACAGGAACTTGGCTGATCACAGTAAAGAGCATATATTTCAAAACTCAACAAATAttatatgttaattttttttacaaataaaaCTAAATGACTAAAGTACAActcttgaaaaatgaataatttcttatacaaaGGCTACATAAACATAACTAACAGGAACTTGGCTGATCACAGTAAAGAGCATATGTTTCAAAACTCAACAAATAttatatgttaattttttttacaaataaaaGTAAATGACTAAAGTACAACTCTTGACGGAAACCTTTGACTGGACTATAAAAAACATAATCAGTCATGAttaatataaacataaaaatataatattaaaatatataaaaacagtTTTTGGAGAAAGAATGTAGAAGGTGcagtttcaaaaaaaattcattatttcaattttgaaacattctttttttttttcagttccagGAGGAGCACTCTTGTCCGAATTCTCTCTTGCTTCAGTTTCTCATGGTGAATTTTCATAACAATCTGGTGCTCCTCTTCGGCATGAGATGTCACCGTTGTTAGGGCCTCCACTCTTTTGGATACaagttcttcatttttttcctgTGATATAACAGGTCTTCTTCTATTAAGTTGATGCCTAGAAGAATGTTTTTTGTTAGGCTTACATTTTTTTGGTGCTATTTCCTGTGCAGTCAAAGGTGTAATTGCAGGCCTTTTAAAAGTCTGCAGGTCCGGTTCTGCTACTGAAATGCTAGGGTGGATTTCCTTAGTTGTTGAAGATGTGTATGGGGTAGTGATAACCTTGTTTTCTTTGTCCTCTGCACTCAGAAACCCGTCTATATTCAAAACAAAGGAACCATCTTCGTCAACATCAACAGAACTCTGTGGCAGTTTTCTCAAGATGGTTGTTCTGGGCATCCTCATCTGCCCCGGTGTATATTGGGACCAGTCTCCATTTAAGTTACTGCCACCCTGCACCTGCacctgcaaataaaaataacgATTCTTACCAGTCAACACCTACCACAAGCCGCATAAATGAACTTTGTTCCAAAAACAATATTCATCTTTTaattatcatttcattgcaagaataaaattttactcACATTCACCTGAGTATCTCCCAAAACCTCTATTTCTGGGATAAAATTGTCttcatttttctctatttctgggATAAAATTGTCCTCATTTTGGCTCATAGCTGAAAATACCAATAAAGTTATGTTTACAAAAGTATATTATTTGACACTATAAGT includes:
- the LOC123678577 gene encoding uncharacterized protein LOC123678577 isoform X1, which produces MSSDELRNVGNLQKLKRKRGPIFTIEDKNILVDIVEKYYHIIENKKTDNQTVNSKNYCWETQISTEYNSGASCPRSTAVLKTCWKNLKAEERKVAANERQARIKTGGGLKEYVAVDTIIFRVIDLIRPTAVGLINPHDTDSVLGNTMSQNEDNFIPEIEKNEDNFIPEIEVLGDTQVNVQVQGGSNLNGDWSQYTPGQMRMPRTTILRKLPQSSVDVDEDGSFVLNIDGFLSAEDKENKVITTPYTSSTTKEIHPSISVAEPDLQTFKRPAITPLTAQEIAPKKCKPNKKHSSRHQLNRRRPVISQEKNEELVSKRVEALTTVTSHAEEEHQIVMKIHHEKLKQERIRTRVLLLELKKKKNVSKLK
- the LOC123678577 gene encoding uncharacterized protein LOC123678577 isoform X2, translating into MSSDELRNVGNLQKLKRKRGPIFTIEDKNILVDIVEKYYHIIENKKTDNQTVNSKNYCWETQISTEYNSGASCPRSTAVLKTCWKNLKAEERKVAANERQARIKTGGGLKEYVAVDTIIFRVIDLIRPTAVGLINPHDTDSVLGNTMSQNEDNFIPEIEKNEDNFIPEIEVLGDTQVNVQGGSNLNGDWSQYTPGQMRMPRTTILRKLPQSSVDVDEDGSFVLNIDGFLSAEDKENKVITTPYTSSTTKEIHPSISVAEPDLQTFKRPAITPLTAQEIAPKKCKPNKKHSSRHQLNRRRPVISQEKNEELVSKRVEALTTVTSHAEEEHQIVMKIHHEKLKQERIRTRVLLLELKKKKNVSKLK